One genomic window of Candidatus Didemnitutus sp. includes the following:
- a CDS encoding PspC domain-containing protein, producing the protein MNKVITINLGGTAYQLEETGYDALRAYLEAAGARLRQNPDRDEILSDIETSIGEKFRGRLSAHKNVVTAAEVAAVLAEMGPIEDDTAPGAAPGDAKREESPRGERTARTEETAGAGPVKRLYRIYDGAMVSGVCNGLGAYLGVDPTIVRVLFVLLTLAWGAGALAYLLLVIVVPVAKSPEERAASAGEPFTAQEFIKRARAGYYGAMRDFHDHHARREWKRRFREEMRGWRRSFRREMRAGAWGRATCFGEGSGVPPTPTFALPFISVMHGLLAVLMVCAVITLLATGTLLGASLPASLPVWAALLLMLFAYGMVAWPLKAARRAFYHGAFSGPPWAWSAAMAVDWVVWLAVVAVLLWLAVKHLPMAQDAVHNLPTVAREAAHSIREWWNSW; encoded by the coding sequence ATGAACAAGGTGATCACGATCAATCTCGGCGGCACGGCCTATCAGCTGGAGGAAACCGGCTATGACGCGTTGCGCGCTTATCTCGAAGCGGCGGGCGCTCGGCTGCGCCAGAATCCGGATCGCGACGAAATTCTCTCCGACATCGAGACCTCGATCGGGGAGAAATTCCGCGGTCGGCTGAGTGCACACAAGAACGTCGTGACGGCAGCGGAGGTCGCCGCCGTCTTGGCGGAAATGGGGCCGATCGAGGACGACACGGCACCCGGAGCGGCGCCCGGCGACGCGAAGCGGGAGGAGTCCCCGCGCGGTGAGCGCACGGCGCGGACGGAAGAGACCGCGGGTGCGGGGCCGGTCAAGCGACTCTACCGCATCTACGACGGGGCGATGGTTTCGGGCGTGTGTAACGGTCTGGGCGCCTACCTCGGGGTGGATCCGACCATTGTGCGCGTGCTGTTCGTGCTGCTGACGCTCGCGTGGGGCGCGGGAGCGCTGGCCTATCTGCTCCTCGTGATTGTGGTTCCAGTGGCCAAGTCGCCGGAAGAAAGGGCGGCGTCGGCGGGGGAGCCGTTCACGGCGCAGGAATTCATCAAGCGCGCTCGTGCCGGCTACTACGGCGCGATGCGCGATTTCCACGATCACCACGCGCGGCGCGAGTGGAAGCGACGCTTCCGGGAAGAGATGCGCGGTTGGCGCCGGTCGTTCCGGCGCGAGATGCGCGCGGGGGCGTGGGGGCGAGCGACGTGTTTCGGCGAGGGTAGCGGCGTGCCGCCGACGCCGACCTTTGCGCTGCCTTTCATTTCCGTGATGCACGGTCTGCTGGCGGTGTTGATGGTGTGTGCGGTGATCACATTGCTGGCGACGGGAACGCTGCTGGGGGCATCCCTCCCGGCGAGCCTTCCGGTGTGGGCGGCGTTGCTGCTGATGTTGTTCGCTTATGGCATGGTGGCGTGGCCGCTGAAGGCGGCGCGGCGGGCGTTCTATCACGGGGCGTTTTCCGGACCGCCGTGGGCGTGGTCGGCGGCGATGGCGGTCGATTGGGTCGTGTGGCTCGCCGTGGTGGCGGTGCTGCTTTGGCTCGCGGTCAAGCACCTGCCGATGGCGCAGGATGCGGTGCACAATCTGCCGACCGTCGCGCGGGAGGCGGCGCACAGCATCCGGGAGTGGTGGAACAGCTGGTGA
- a CDS encoding PadR family transcriptional regulator, translated as MAIDEKFTAIRKGLLEFLVLKIIAGEKVYAADILAQLSETDFATQEGTLYPLLSKMRREGLVDYEWQESEAGPPRKYYELTAAGRAQLRETLGYWDKISATVKNLGQK; from the coding sequence ATGGCCATCGACGAAAAATTCACCGCGATCCGCAAGGGACTCCTCGAGTTCCTCGTGTTGAAGATCATCGCCGGTGAGAAGGTCTATGCGGCCGATATCCTGGCGCAGCTGAGCGAGACCGATTTCGCCACGCAGGAGGGCACGCTCTATCCGCTCCTGAGCAAGATGCGCCGGGAAGGGCTGGTCGACTACGAGTGGCAGGAGTCGGAGGCCGGACCGCCGCGCAAATACTATGAGCTGACGGCGGCGGGGCGCGCGCAACTGCGCGAGACTCTCGGCTACTGGGACAAGATCAGCGCCACCGTGAAGAATCTCGGACAAAAATGA
- a CDS encoding DUF885 family protein, which translates to MTHHAVRCLLALGSLAASAFAADDSFRHGQPAQSQRSAADYVPDLAAYAKPQSSELRELVERYNADREGLLVMHPVANSPLQLRRLGEFYRAWQAKLDGMNYDALGAEGRIDWQLMRAELKFQLALLDRQQKRMAEIVPLLPFFEQLATLQEKRREYARPDGKASAAVLADARVQLEAVRKALESGLSDKPAENAIKPDKIVALRAINQLDATGKQLGDWFKHYDGYDPEFGWWTREPYKKLTTALDDYAKFLREKVVGAKPGEDEPIVGDPIGADGLAVDLEHEMIPYTPEQLIAVAEKEFAWCEAEWKKVAQELGYGDDWKKALEKMKDDYVAPGDQPQMIAGLAYEAVDFVTQRNLLTVPPHMVDDWTMTMMSPERQKVNPFFLGGDRIIVSFPTDTMDHKDKLDSLRANNIHLCRATVFHELIPGHHMQFWYLDRYNQHRRTFDTPFWIEGWALWWEFHLWDLGFQQKPLDRAGALFWRTHRCARIIFSLNFHLGKWTPQQCIDFLVDRVGHDRHTATGEVRRSFNGDYSPLYQVGYMMGAIQIRALYADLVKSGKMGEKEFHDAIMRGGSMPIEMVRAHLTGTKLPRDYRTSWKFVGENP; encoded by the coding sequence ATGACGCACCACGCCGTTCGTTGCCTCCTTGCCCTCGGATCACTCGCAGCCTCCGCCTTCGCGGCCGACGACAGCTTTCGCCACGGCCAGCCGGCGCAATCGCAGCGCTCCGCCGCCGACTACGTGCCTGACCTCGCGGCCTACGCGAAGCCGCAGTCGAGCGAGCTGCGCGAGTTGGTCGAACGCTACAACGCCGACCGTGAGGGCTTGCTCGTCATGCATCCGGTGGCGAATTCGCCCCTGCAGCTGCGTCGGTTGGGCGAGTTCTACCGCGCCTGGCAGGCGAAGCTCGACGGCATGAACTACGACGCGCTCGGTGCCGAGGGGCGCATCGACTGGCAGCTGATGCGCGCCGAGCTGAAGTTCCAGCTCGCGCTCCTCGACCGTCAGCAGAAGCGCATGGCCGAGATCGTGCCGCTGCTGCCGTTCTTCGAGCAGCTGGCGACCCTTCAGGAAAAGCGCCGCGAATACGCCCGGCCCGACGGCAAGGCCTCCGCCGCCGTCCTGGCCGACGCGCGCGTGCAGCTCGAGGCGGTGCGCAAGGCGCTCGAGTCCGGCCTGAGCGACAAACCGGCCGAGAACGCCATCAAGCCGGACAAGATCGTCGCGCTCCGCGCCATCAACCAGCTCGATGCCACGGGCAAGCAGCTCGGCGACTGGTTCAAGCATTACGACGGCTACGATCCGGAGTTCGGCTGGTGGACGCGCGAACCCTACAAGAAACTCACGACCGCGCTGGACGACTACGCGAAATTCCTCCGCGAGAAGGTCGTCGGAGCCAAGCCCGGCGAGGACGAGCCGATCGTGGGCGACCCGATCGGCGCCGACGGCCTCGCGGTCGATCTCGAGCACGAGATGATTCCCTACACGCCCGAGCAGCTGATCGCCGTCGCGGAGAAGGAATTCGCCTGGTGCGAGGCCGAATGGAAGAAGGTCGCGCAGGAACTCGGCTACGGCGACGACTGGAAGAAGGCGCTCGAGAAGATGAAAGACGACTACGTCGCGCCCGGCGACCAGCCGCAGATGATCGCTGGCCTCGCCTATGAGGCGGTGGATTTCGTGACGCAGCGCAATCTCCTCACCGTGCCGCCGCACATGGTCGACGACTGGACGATGACCATGATGTCGCCCGAGCGGCAGAAGGTGAACCCGTTCTTCCTCGGTGGCGACCGCATCATCGTGTCGTTCCCGACGGACACGATGGACCACAAGGACAAGCTCGACAGCCTGCGCGCGAACAACATCCACCTCTGCCGCGCCACCGTCTTCCACGAGCTGATTCCCGGCCACCACATGCAGTTCTGGTATCTCGATCGCTACAACCAACACCGCCGGACCTTCGACACGCCGTTCTGGATCGAGGGCTGGGCGCTGTGGTGGGAGTTCCACCTCTGGGACCTCGGCTTCCAGCAGAAGCCGCTCGACCGCGCCGGCGCGCTCTTCTGGCGCACGCACCGCTGCGCCCGCATCATCTTCTCGCTCAATTTCCACCTCGGCAAATGGACGCCGCAGCAGTGCATCGACTTCCTCGTCGATCGCGTCGGCCACGACCGCCACACCGCCACCGGCGAGGTGCGCCGCTCGTTCAACGGCGACTACTCGCCGCTCTACCAGGTCGGCTACATGATGGGCGCGATCCAGATCCGCGCGCTCTACGCCGACCTCGTGAAGAGTGGCAAGATGGGCGAAAAGGAGTTCCACGACGCGATCATGCGCGGCGGCTCGATGCCGATCGAAATGGTCCGCGCGCATCTGACCGGCACCAAGCTCCCGCGCGACTACCGCACCTCATGGAAATTCGTGGGCGAGAACCCGTGA
- a CDS encoding glycoside hydrolase family 127 protein yields MLLPPRFAAFALAVSASLPPLALRAADYPIRPVSFTAVRVTDGFWKAKQETNRTVTVPFALEQCEESGRLRNFDLAAEVMRRRAAGEKDFQIQPPTIYPFDDTDAYKAIEGAAYVLSLRPDAALAARLDGWIARIAAAQEPDGYLYTFRTMHPDSPGHKWVGVKRWEKDPELSHELYNCGHLYEAGVAHFQATGKRTLLDVCLKNAELLWRDFGDGQLRIAPGHEIVEMGLVKLYRVTGDARWLKLAQIFLDARGPKGSPYSQQQALVVDQTEAIGHAVRANYLYSGMADVAALTGDARYQHAIERIWTNMASRKLYLTGGVGALAKGEAYGADYELPHDGYNETCAAVALMMWAHRMFLLSGESRYMDVFERTAFNGFLSGVSASGDRFFYPNPLVYDGAAKNNHSHAGRAPWFGCACCPPNLMRTLAALSGYFYAVKDDALYVNFYATSEGEVSVAGQKVRVTQTTDYPWNGRVILTFAPEKPTTFTLKLRVPGWAQGRPVPSDLYRYENPKTADWSVRFGNERAALIEADGYVWLTREWRTGDTIEVDLAMPPQVVRGHPAIAATEGQVAFERGPVVYCFEQADQAIPEKVARAPKLVPQARPDLLGGVTVLDVDGATAVPYFAWNNRGVAPMAVWRPVK; encoded by the coding sequence ATGCTGTTGCCACCCCGATTTGCAGCGTTCGCCTTGGCTGTGTCGGCTTCGCTTCCCCCGCTCGCGTTGCGCGCGGCCGACTACCCGATTCGTCCCGTGTCGTTCACGGCCGTGCGCGTGACGGACGGATTTTGGAAGGCGAAGCAGGAGACGAACCGCACCGTCACCGTGCCCTTCGCGCTCGAGCAGTGCGAAGAGTCGGGTCGTTTGCGGAACTTCGATCTCGCGGCCGAGGTCATGCGCCGCCGCGCGGCGGGCGAGAAGGATTTCCAGATCCAGCCGCCGACGATCTACCCGTTCGACGACACCGACGCCTACAAGGCGATCGAGGGCGCGGCCTACGTGCTCAGCCTGCGGCCCGACGCGGCGCTCGCGGCGCGGCTCGACGGCTGGATCGCGCGCATCGCGGCGGCGCAGGAGCCGGACGGTTACCTCTACACGTTCCGCACGATGCATCCCGACTCGCCCGGCCACAAATGGGTGGGCGTGAAGCGCTGGGAAAAGGACCCCGAGCTCAGCCACGAACTCTACAACTGCGGCCATCTCTACGAGGCGGGCGTCGCGCATTTCCAGGCCACGGGCAAACGCACGCTGCTCGACGTCTGTTTGAAAAACGCCGAACTGCTCTGGCGTGACTTCGGCGACGGCCAGCTCCGCATCGCCCCCGGCCACGAGATCGTCGAGATGGGATTGGTGAAACTCTACCGCGTGACCGGCGACGCGCGCTGGCTGAAGCTCGCGCAAATCTTCCTCGATGCGCGCGGTCCGAAGGGGAGCCCCTACAGTCAGCAGCAGGCGCTGGTCGTCGACCAGACCGAGGCCATCGGACACGCCGTGCGCGCGAACTACCTTTATTCCGGCATGGCCGACGTCGCCGCGCTGACGGGCGATGCGCGCTACCAGCACGCGATCGAGCGCATCTGGACGAACATGGCCTCGCGCAAGCTCTACCTCACCGGCGGCGTCGGCGCGCTGGCGAAGGGCGAGGCCTACGGCGCCGACTACGAGCTGCCGCACGACGGCTACAACGAGACCTGCGCCGCCGTCGCGCTCATGATGTGGGCGCACCGGATGTTCCTGCTCTCGGGCGAGAGCCGCTACATGGACGTGTTCGAGCGCACGGCGTTCAACGGCTTCCTCAGCGGCGTCTCGGCGAGCGGCGACCGGTTCTTCTATCCCAACCCGCTCGTCTACGACGGCGCGGCCAAGAACAACCACTCGCATGCTGGGCGCGCGCCGTGGTTCGGTTGCGCGTGCTGCCCGCCGAACCTCATGCGCACGCTCGCGGCGCTGTCGGGCTATTTCTACGCGGTGAAGGACGACGCGCTCTACGTGAACTTCTACGCCACCAGCGAAGGCGAGGTCAGCGTCGCCGGACAAAAGGTGCGCGTGACGCAGACGACCGACTACCCGTGGAACGGCCGCGTGATACTGACGTTCGCGCCGGAAAAGCCCACGACGTTCACGCTCAAGCTCCGCGTCCCCGGCTGGGCGCAGGGCCGGCCTGTGCCGTCCGACCTCTACCGCTACGAGAACCCGAAGACGGCCGACTGGTCCGTGCGCTTCGGCAACGAGCGCGCCGCGCTCATCGAGGCCGACGGCTACGTGTGGCTGACGCGCGAATGGCGCACCGGCGACACGATCGAGGTGGACCTTGCAATGCCGCCGCAAGTCGTGCGCGGTCATCCCGCGATCGCTGCCACGGAGGGGCAGGTGGCCTTCGAGCGCGGACCGGTCGTCTATTGTTTCGAGCAGGCCGACCAGGCGATCCCCGAAAAGGTCGCCCGCGCGCCGAAGCTCGTGCCGCAGGCGCGCCCGGACCTGCTCGGCGGCGTGACCGTGCTCGACGTCGACGGTGCGACCGCCGTGCCGTATTTCGCCTGGAACAACCGCGGGGTGGCGCCGATGGCGGTGTGGCGGCCGGTGAAGTAG
- a CDS encoding TonB-dependent receptor, which produces MSNSIAASLRRSLLLAAGFAPALLALAQDAAPTKIDDYLVTATRTPAAANTLGSAIDSISAAELARQQLTGLRSALAGVAGAPAFASGGAGSSTSLFLRGTNSNQTLFIVDGIRFNDPNTDYAVALGGACVTGCDSLEIAHGPQSTLYGGEAVGGVVSLRAQRGAGPLSGSVSAEAGSFGTIQGAVKAQRGDAKNAFSFSALGGHTDNDRANNDFDSATYVLRVDHRVSDAVAVGATWRGFHGVYGSPGTRFTNDPDNQDYESNQLATVFADFTPSPTLTSRAVLGGQDRRFVSENPRAGSATQITVVKNRRAVLDWQATYTGAEKQRVTGGVTAEANHTVNTGFGAINRHQQLFAVFVQDEINPVENVYLTAGLRSDDSDTFGRATTGRVTAAWLVAQQRVKFRASYGTGFRAPSFLDLYGQSAFYVGNPNLAPEKARGWDAGADFYLPQNRGTLSATWFDTRLTNLITFDFVAFPSTVKNVERARTRGVELSGKFTLPGTSATEVRFAYTYLEADNLTQHTRLLRRPRHSGSADLWRDFGGGFSVGAGVAFAAQREDVHAATFATIDAEDYTVARLYAAWQATNTLTVKARVENLLNEHYEEVHGYPQPGAGVFAGLEWRF; this is translated from the coding sequence ATGTCCAACTCGATCGCGGCGTCGCTCCGACGCTCGCTCCTCCTCGCCGCCGGCTTCGCGCCGGCGCTCCTCGCGCTCGCGCAAGACGCGGCGCCCACGAAAATCGACGACTACCTCGTCACCGCGACGCGCACGCCTGCCGCCGCCAACACGCTCGGCAGCGCCATCGATTCGATCAGCGCCGCCGAACTCGCACGGCAGCAACTCACGGGGCTGCGCTCCGCGCTCGCCGGCGTGGCGGGCGCGCCGGCCTTCGCTTCGGGCGGCGCCGGCAGTTCCACGTCGCTGTTTCTCCGCGGCACGAACAGCAACCAGACGCTCTTCATCGTCGACGGCATCCGCTTCAACGATCCGAACACCGACTACGCCGTCGCGCTCGGTGGCGCTTGCGTCACCGGCTGCGATTCGCTCGAGATCGCTCACGGCCCACAGAGCACGCTCTACGGCGGCGAGGCGGTCGGCGGCGTCGTCTCGCTGCGGGCGCAGCGCGGCGCGGGCCCACTGAGCGGCAGCGTCTCCGCCGAGGCCGGTTCGTTCGGCACGATCCAGGGCGCGGTGAAGGCACAGCGCGGCGACGCGAAGAACGCCTTTTCGTTCTCCGCGCTCGGCGGCCATACCGACAACGATCGCGCGAACAACGATTTCGATTCCGCGACCTACGTGCTGCGCGTCGATCATCGCGTGAGCGACGCCGTCGCGGTCGGCGCCACGTGGCGCGGGTTCCACGGCGTCTACGGTTCGCCCGGCACGCGCTTCACGAACGATCCCGATAACCAGGACTACGAGAGCAACCAGCTCGCGACCGTGTTCGCCGACTTCACGCCGTCGCCGACGCTGACGAGCCGCGCCGTGCTCGGCGGGCAGGACCGGCGCTTCGTCTCGGAAAACCCGCGCGCCGGCTCGGCCACGCAGATCACCGTCGTGAAAAACCGCCGCGCCGTCCTCGACTGGCAGGCGACCTACACCGGCGCGGAGAAGCAGCGCGTCACCGGCGGCGTCACGGCCGAGGCCAACCACACGGTCAACACCGGCTTCGGCGCCATCAACCGCCACCAGCAGCTCTTCGCCGTGTTCGTGCAGGACGAGATCAATCCCGTCGAGAACGTCTACCTCACCGCCGGCCTGCGCAGCGACGATTCCGACACCTTCGGCCGCGCGACGACCGGCCGTGTCACCGCCGCTTGGCTAGTGGCGCAGCAACGCGTGAAATTCCGCGCGAGCTACGGCACCGGCTTCCGCGCGCCGTCGTTTCTCGATCTCTACGGCCAGAGCGCATTCTATGTCGGCAATCCGAACCTCGCGCCGGAAAAGGCGCGCGGCTGGGACGCCGGCGCCGATTTCTACCTTCCGCAGAATCGCGGCACGCTCAGCGCGACGTGGTTCGACACACGGCTGACGAATCTCATCACCTTCGATTTTGTCGCGTTTCCCAGCACGGTGAAGAACGTCGAGCGCGCGCGCACGCGCGGCGTGGAGCTGTCGGGCAAGTTCACGCTGCCCGGCACGAGCGCGACCGAGGTGCGGTTCGCCTACACGTATCTCGAGGCGGACAACCTCACTCAACACACGCGCCTCCTGCGTCGTCCGCGGCACAGCGGCTCGGCGGATCTCTGGCGCGATTTCGGCGGCGGGTTCAGCGTCGGTGCCGGGGTGGCGTTCGCCGCGCAACGCGAGGATGTGCACGCGGCGACGTTCGCGACAATCGACGCCGAAGACTACACCGTCGCGCGCCTCTACGCGGCGTGGCAGGCGACGAACACGCTGACGGTCAAGGCGCGCGTCGAGAATCTCCTCAACGAGCACTACGAGGAAGTCCATGGCTACCCGCAGCCCGGCGCCGGCGTCTTCGCGGGATTGGAGTGGCGGTTCTGA